A single genomic interval of Lathyrus oleraceus cultivar Zhongwan6 chromosome 7, CAAS_Psat_ZW6_1.0, whole genome shotgun sequence harbors:
- the LOC127102190 gene encoding uncharacterized protein LOC127102190, which translates to MIEKLHVEIPFTKAITQIPSYAKFLKDVLTNKRRPDNPKPLECNSIAENKLAKKEKDPKSFSIPCVLGNHVIDKALLDLGVSVSLMPLSICNRLNLGEMQLTRMSLKLADRSVIYPKGILEYIPIRLGQLYIPTDFVVMDIKEDDEIPILLGRPFLSTDEAIVDVKKGKMTFEVGDEKVEFILSKFPMAPAIDDSCYAIDIIDECIIELDQEEITEMIKLPPTPIMLDDGFERSTEPYIDDSLYECLALTPYHMPCPKKPSIELNELPKNLRYEFLDE; encoded by the coding sequence ATGATTGAGAAACTCCACGTTGAGATTCCATTCACTAAGGCTATTACTCAAATACCCTCTTATGCTAAATTCCTTAAAGACGTCTTAACCAACAAACGTAGACCTGATAATCCTAAACCCTTAGAATGTAACTCTATTGCTGAAAACAAACTTGCTAAAAAGGAGAAAGACCCCAAAAGTTTTTCTATACCTTGTGTTTTAGGAAATCATGTTATCGATAAAGCACTTCTGGACTTAGGAGTCAGTGTAAGCTTAATGCCTTTATCCATTTGTAATAGGTTAAATCTAGGAGAAATGCAACTAACTAGGATGTCCCTTAAATTAGCTGATAGATCCGTTATATATCCAAAAGGCATATTAGAATACATTCCAATTAGGCTTGGTCAACTCTATATTCCAACcgattttgttgtcatggacattaaagaagaCGACGAAATCCCAATCCTcctaggtagaccattcttatcaacgGATGAAGCCATAgtagatgtcaagaaaggaaagaTGACTTTTGAAGTAGGTGATGAAAAAGTAGAATTTATACTATCAAAATTCCCAATGGCACCAGCAATAGATGACTCATGTTATGCCATCGATATCATTGATGAGTGCATAATAGAGTTAGACCAAGAAGAAATAACTGAAATGATTAAATTACCCCCGACTCCCATAATGTTGGACGACGGATTTGAAAGATCTACAGAACCTTATATAGATGACAGTCTTTATGAATGCTTAGCACTCACCCCATACCATATGCCATGTCCTAAGAAACCATCAATAGAGCTTAATGAGCTACCCAAGAATCTGAGATACGAGTTTTTGGACGAATAA